Genomic segment of Acidimicrobiia bacterium:
TCGGGATGCTCGAGGACGGCCACGATGTGTTCGTCACCGCCTGCAACGCCCTGTTCGGTGGCGGCAAATCCAAGGCCACGAAACGCGAGGTCCGGCGAACCGACCACGAGATCAACGAAGCGCAGCGTGAGGTCCGGAGGCACCTGATGGTGCACGCGGCCGTCAACAATGCGAACCTGCCGGTCGTGCTCCAATACGCGTCGATCGTGAAGGACGCGGAGCGCGTCGGGGACTATGCCAAGAACATCTACGATCTCGTCAAGTACGGGGCGAACTTCGATGTGGTAGAAGATCGCGACGAACTCGAGCACTACCGCGACGCGGTGGCGCAGCTCATTCTCGACGCTGCCGAAGTGTTCGCGCATAAGGACACCGAACAGGCCCAACA
This window contains:
- a CDS encoding PhoU domain-containing protein, producing the protein MVLEFFKGHKQSGLDFIQDTLVGMLEDGHDVFVTACNALFGGGKSKATKREVRRTDHEINEAQREVRRHLMVHAAVNNANLPVVLQYASIVKDAERVGDYAKNIYDLVKYGANFDVVEDRDELEHYRDAVAQLILDAAEVFAHKDTEQAQHLIGKADGFLSEYDARVKEAYNSDGPASHAVARALYFRFLKRTTAHVMNVLTSLVQPLDRLDSYDEAPEDRI